A part of Arachis hypogaea cultivar Tifrunner chromosome 12, arahy.Tifrunner.gnm2.J5K5, whole genome shotgun sequence genomic DNA contains:
- the LOC112728337 gene encoding geraniol 8-hydroxylase isoform X2, protein MTKHAKKLIAFLDGLIEERLKLRALEIETTNKRGKDVLDSVLEVMLEENSQVTRLHVVHLFLTLFVAGVDSTSITIEWAMTELLRNPEKLEKLRKELHCVLGNGEQNVEELHISKLPFLTAVIKETLRLHPPGPLLVSHKAHEDVEMSGFMIPKNAQVLVNIWAMGKDPSIWENPNEFMPERFLDSKIDIHGHDFEFIPFGSGRRICPGLPLAYRSAHIVLASLLNGYDWKLANGEKPKDLDMSEKFGITLHKAQPLQAIPIKSQP, encoded by the exons ATGACCAAGCATGCTAAAAAGTTGATTGCCTTCCTTGATGGTCTTATAGAAGAAAGATTGAAGTTAAGGGCTCTTGAAATTGAGACTACCAATAAAAGAGGCAAAGATGTGTTAGATTCTGTTTTAGAAGTTATGCTGGAAGAGAATTCTCAAGTGACTCGTCTCCATGTTGTGCATCTCTTCTTG ACATTATTTGTTGCTGGAGTAGACTCAACATCAATCACCATAGAATGGGCAATGACAGAGTTATTACGTAATCCAGAAAAACTTGAAAAACTTAGAAAAGAGCTTCATTGTGTTCTTGGCAATGGTGAACAAAATGTTGAAGAATTACATATATCAAAGCTTCCTTTTCTAACAGCAGTGATTAAAGAAACTTTACGATTGCATCCACCGGGCCCATTATTAGTATCACACAAGGCCCACGAAGACGTTgagatgagtggtttcatgataCCTAAAAATGCACAAGTTTTGGTTAATATATGGGCCATGGGAAAAGATCCAAGTATTTGGGAAAACCCTAATGAATTCATGCCTGAAAGATTCTTGGATAGTAAAATTGATATTCATGGACATGATTTTGAATTTATTCCCTTTGGTTCTGGAAGAAGAATATGCCCTGGATTACCATTGGCTTATAGAAGTGCACACATTGTGTTGGCTTCTCTTCTAAATGGCTATGATTGGAAGCTAGCAAATGGAGAAAAACCAAAAGATTTGGATATGTCTGAGAAATTTGGAATTACTTTGCATAAGGCTCAAcctctccaagccattcctataAAATCACAACCCTAA